Below is a window of Rhodoglobus vestalii DNA.
CGGCGGGGTGGGGTCGGTGGCAATCGCCTTGCTGGCGCGACTGGGGTTCGAGGTCACGGCATCCACGGGTCGCACCAGCGAACACGACTACCTGCGAACACTCGGTGCCACGACGATCATCGACCGGGCCGAGCTCAGCGAGGAGCCACGCGCGCTCATGAAGCAGCGCTGGAATGGTGCGATCGATGCTGTTGGCGGCACAACGCTGGCCTCCGCCATCGCTGCCACTCAGTATGGCGGCACGGTTACCGCGTGCGGCAACGCCCAATCAAGTGAGCTCCACACGAGCGTGATGCCGTTCATTCTGCGCGGAGTAACCCTCGTCGGCATCAACTCGGTGTTTACTCCGCGAGCGCTGCGCCTTGAGGCCTGGAGCCGACTCGAACGCGATCTTGACCTCGGCATTCTCGAAGGCGTGACAACAGTGATCGGCCTGAGCGAAACCATCGCCGCGGGCGAAGACATCCTTGCCGGTCTCGTCCGCGGTCGCACAGTTGTCGACGTGCACGAGTAACCCGCGGCCACCACCCGCAACCACGACCACGAGGCACGGTCGGCAGGCGAAAACGGCGGGGGGAACCGACCCGATCGGTCCGCCCCGCCTCGCCGTTCCTAAACTTGGCGGCGACGACGCAGCATAAGCAGCAACGCCCCGATAAGAATTGCCGTCACTCCAACCACCGAGAGGGCGTTTATGCCCTGCGCTCCGGTGAAGGGGAGCAGCGTCGGTGAGTAGGTGTTCACAAGTCCCGCACGTTGCAGGGTGGGCACATCATCGCTTGCCCGTGAGGTTGCTGCCACATCAACCGTTTGTGGGCCGTTGCGTTCTTGTTCCCCAAACCAGCCAAGCACACCGTCTTCGGTGACCACGCAGCGCGCACCCTCGGGGATTGAGTCGATCCGCGCTTCATAGTTGGAGGCGGCGTCTAGGGTCAGCGCACCAGCGCTGCCCATATCGATGCGCGCGCCCATGATTGTGCAGGCCACTGATGCCGTAACCGAGCTTGGCGCACGATCGACCTGTGAGCCGGTCATCAGTTTGCTGATCCCCAGCGACCCTGCTGCGAGGTGAACTCCGGCCTTGATTGGTTCTTCTGGTGACGGTGGGTTCGCACCGGCAACATAGGTGGGGTAGTAGCCGAATGAGCTCCACGCACGCACGTTCTCGAATGGCACAGTAACCGGTGCCCTTCCGTCGCCGGCGGTGATGCTCGGCACATTCGTCGAGGTGTATCTAACATTCAGAACGGATGCCGGCGGCAAGACTGCGGATGGCAGTGCACTGAAATCAAATACCGTCTTGATTCCGGTGACTTGCCCTTGGGTACCCGCTACCAGCGCCGACGATGGTTTCCACTCGTTGACCGCACACGGTGTCATTGAGGGGTAAATGTCGTTGGTGCAGACGGTGGCGGCGGTGGTGAAATACCACTCGAATCCGATTCCTGACACCTCGCTACTGAAGGTGACGTCGCCGTTGAAGCGAGGGGTGTAGATGGAGTCTCGTGCTGACGGGTCCACCACTCCTTGGTCGCCGAGCTTCGGCAGAATGTCAATTGCTGACAGTGTTGTGGAGCCGATTGTTCCGCCGTTGATCAGTTGAAGCTTCCACTGATCGGTTGCACCGATGGAGCTGTCTGCAGCACAGGGGTAACGGTAGTAGCCGTCGGCATCCGGGTTGCAGGTGAGCGCGGAGTTGCGCGTATTGGTCGCCGTGCCCAGGGTCGACTTGACTCCCTTGAAGGCGGAGAATGAGCCTATCGAGAGCACGGTGACCACGTTGTCGGTGGCACACGTGTTTCCTGTGAGTACGGCGGTTCGACCGTTGGCATTGTTGAGGGCGGTGCAGGCTGCAACCTGGCGGTCATTGGTGAACTGCAAACCGTTCACGCCTACGGTGCCGGCGGCAAGGCCTGGCTTCACTTCAAGTTTCACGGTTACCGTGTACGTCTCACCCGGAGCTAGTTGCGACCCGGGTGGGAAGCTGAAGACAATGCTCTGTGTTGCGGGATCATACGTGCGCGTGATGAGCGCAGCATCAACGGTCATTGTTCCACCGGCCGTTGTCGAATAAATCGGAACATCGGATGCCACGAATCGGAGTGAACCGTCAGCGGGAAGCTTGTCGGTGATGATCGGATTCACGAGGAAGCCGGTTCCGGTGTTGCGCACTTTCAAACTGAACGGAATCTCTTTGCCCGCAGCGGTTTGACCAATGCTGGTTTTCTCGACGGCAACTTGGGCCGTTCCTGAGCTGAGGTCGAATGTGTCGCTCGCCGTCGCGGTGTCAGAAAGGTCGTCGTACGTGATCCTTGAGGTCTCGGTGTTTGAGACACGACCGGGCACCGTCTCACCGGGCATGGCGGTAGCATTCGCGGAGGAGGTGACCGGGCCAGATCCGTCGCGCAGTGTGCTCCGCAAGGCTGCGACGAAACGCAAGTTAATGACGTCGTTGGTTCCAGTGAACACTGCCCCGTCACTTCGAGTGAATGTTGCACGAATTCCTTCAACCAGAGCAAGGTTCACCCCGGCAGGGATTGCTGCGGCGGCGCTGGTTGTTGGTCCAGCTGTGATCCAGATACCACCGACTTTTGCTTCGATCTCCACTTGGTCAGATCCGGTTGGCATGGTCGGAATCACGGCAGAGACTGCGGTGAAGGCGTTGAAGAACGTTACTGAATCATCGGTGATCGAGAGAGTCTTGGGTGACACCGTGCCGGTCGAACGAACCCGCATGTTCACTGTCACGTTTGTGGACGCTGCGGCAATCAGGGCACTGGCGGGGGTGACGTCCTTCCGGGTAGCGACATCCACAAAGCCCTCGCGAAGTCCCAGCGATCGGCTGGCGATGTCTTGGCTATAGATCGTGGGGTACAGAACGTTGTCTTTTACTCCCACGAGCACCGAGTTGGGTACGATGCCAACGGCCATGGCTTGGCCGGAGCTCCTCTCCATCACCCGAAGCTGCGTGCGAAGAGTCACGGTTGCTTGAGTACTCGGGGTGATCGTTCCGCCATCGGCAGCTTCTCCCAAGAACAGCGTGGTGACGCCGATTACGTCCGTCAGTTGTGCTGGGGTCATTGCCTCAGCTTGTGCTTCGGTGAATGGACCAGTAGTACTCAGAACACCAAGCGCGTCCCGGTGCCACAGACGCACCTCGATGCTGTCCACGATTGCCGAACCCGGTGCAGCAATGGTGATGCGGGTGAGGTTGAGACGCTCAAAGGGGTTGGTCAGAAGGTCGTAGCTCGCTCCGATGAAGGGGGTGTCGTTATCACCGAGCGCACACGTGTTCGCATCGGCACACACTGACGGGTCAGTCAGCCGAAGCTTTCCCACGTTGGTTGCTGACGTGTTCCGTACCCGTGTCGTATAGGTCGCGATGGGGTAATCGGCTTGAGTGATTCCAGGTTGCGGGATTGTCAGGTTTGCCGGCGACACAGTCTTTGTCGCTTCGACGGTCGGCGGAGTTTGAAGCAGCGTGATGTCGTCAAAGGCCGTGCGTGTCACGGGCGCTCCGGTAGCAGGGAATCCTGCTACGCCAACGGTGTTGCGAACAACTCCTACGTCGCTGAGGTTGTACGTCTCAACGGCTGTAACCCAGGGGCCGGTCGTGGCTGCATCATCGCGAACTCGGTTTCGCAGTTCAAGATCGAGGTGAATCCTGCGGCCATCAGTGAAGGCACCGCTGTACGAGCCGGAGGGAAGGTTGGCAACGCCAGAGCCGACCGGTGGAGCCAGGGGATCACCGGTTGACGCGATGATGGCGGCCCGGTCTGCGCGCTCTTCAAACGTGATTCGCACCCCGATGGTGTCAGCACTCTGCGCGCTGGTGAGGGAGTACCCCG
It encodes the following:
- a CDS encoding MDR family oxidoreductase encodes the protein MWRAIEVTQNESDPKAPAYVGLSEQLDDSVLMHGDVTIDVEFSSLNYKDGIALTGRPGIVRAPRLIAGIDLVGVVSATTDDRYSVGQRVLVNGCGLSETHHGGFAERARVLGDWVVPVPAGIGNLQAAAIGTAGFTAMLSVLAIERGGVSGEVLVTGAVGGVGSVAIALLARLGFEVTASTGRTSEHDYLRTLGATTIIDRAELSEEPRALMKQRWNGAIDAVGGTTLASAIAATQYGGTVTACGNAQSSELHTSVMPFILRGVTLVGINSVFTPRALRLEAWSRLERDLDLGILEGVTTVIGLSETIAAGEDILAGLVRGRTVVDVHE
- a CDS encoding beta strand repeat-containing protein — protein: MSSHSLLRPFSRSAPKGSARRAGRHRVGRRRAFSRALVALAITALVGGGGLVSADAAYADELGSGVLSLAKVANVTAPQVPGATFTYSIGFGCSSTTTGCVDAVLTDEIPAPLVIVGTPLVVGVGSSSVVVTGNQITVAFADPVANTDPPSTGLSDSTTGSVQVTVQVPSDLDKSWDNASVVNTVELEAVNADPRTAQATVRLRVPTKISASLEKVWTPATAEYGAGTLSDVALTVANSSNIAASTLTVAEPRLPDAANNPFNFYDLSSLGAVTFPQGADRVSVDARTGGSWTLGSPSIAATLPTGIAAQDVEALRFIFSSSTGTTIAAAGTAGDVELTLAQRSTNRSNTALSLAAGGVRENIAQATVATPDGPGTSPDARDTQNVAALTATVLISKSFSVSAIPAGDTTTATISARNTSTGALTALTIAEPTTAGTFFSEEIVFDGFKPALTEWPAGATAATVTWFVNTGTAPVATTGVTALSGLPATPALTSGQHITGFSIEYTGTIAVGAVATLGVVVDTTSAAAVNASGSTVYPNAVRATGTNVAGTGEATASADLSVWVPAIEANLTKSIRPKAVYAGGNSIVELTATTPAATSTVRPNSLIITEPQTPGTSAYWNAFDALAIGATAVPQGSVLTVEYFDGTAWQPMDGSSGVIDATANAQIFSANLSTLLPSGVTPSSVEGLRFTFIDSDGFGVATAVKPAIVFQARTTLRDGTGSTATGIPSDSDTWASYQNCGTVDVSGTIDATTLTDDAVACDTATIIPLESDSGPGGPGAAPVIAQKAIDEITAIAQSRQAVGATLKWGVQSAGFASVQVTDSPDPSTATVASTMFQAFDLKRIDPISAAQDPLIRWDAVRSVELYSASANANAGGWVDITSLACASAVNCVGNFPGYSLTSAQSADTIGVRITFEERADRAAIIASTGDPLAPPVGSGVANLPSGSYSGAFTDGRRIHLDLELRNRVRDDAATTGPWVTAVETYNLSDVGVVRNTVGVAGFPATGAPVTRTAFDDITLLQTPPTVEATKTVSPANLTIPQPGITQADYPIATYTTRVRNTSATNVGKLRLTDPSVCADANTCALGDNDTPFIGASYDLLTNPFERLNLTRITIAAPGSAIVDSIEVRLWHRDALGVLSTTGPFTEAQAEAMTPAQLTDVIGVTTLFLGEAADGGTITPSTQATVTLRTQLRVMERSSGQAMAVGIVPNSVLVGVKDNVLYPTIYSQDIASRSLGLREGFVDVATRKDVTPASALIAAASTNVTVNMRVRSTGTVSPKTLSITDDSVTFFNAFTAVSAVIPTMPTGSDQVEIEAKVGGIWITAGPTTSAAAAIPAGVNLALVEGIRATFTRSDGAVFTGTNDVINLRFVAALRSTLRDGSGPVTSSANATAMPGETVPGRVSNTETSRITYDDLSDTATASDTFDLSSGTAQVAVEKTSIGQTAAGKEIPFSLKVRNTGTGFLVNPIITDKLPADGSLRFVASDVPIYSTTAGGTMTVDAALITRTYDPATQSIVFSFPPGSQLAPGETYTVTVKLEVKPGLAAGTVGVNGLQFTNDRQVAACTALNNANGRTAVLTGNTCATDNVVTVLSIGSFSAFKGVKSTLGTATNTRNSALTCNPDADGYYRYPCAADSSIGATDQWKLQLINGGTIGSTTLSAIDILPKLGDQGVVDPSARDSIYTPRFNGDVTFSSEVSGIGFEWYFTTAATVCTNDIYPSMTPCAVNEWKPSSALVAGTQGQVTGIKTVFDFSALPSAVLPPASVLNVRYTSTNVPSITAGDGRAPVTVPFENVRAWSSFGYYPTYVAGANPPSPEEPIKAGVHLAAGSLGISKLMTGSQVDRAPSSVTASVACTIMGARIDMGSAGALTLDAASNYEARIDSIPEGARCVVTEDGVLGWFGEQERNGPQTVDVAATSRASDDVPTLQRAGLVNTYSPTLLPFTGAQGINALSVVGVTAILIGALLLMLRRRRQV